In the genome of Myxococcus guangdongensis, one region contains:
- a CDS encoding PrkA family serine protein kinase: protein MRDAEKGSWVSKIAALQDAKTYAELNWEGNFEDYLEIVRKNPKVTRTAFQRIYDMILSHGKSEYIDNKKKLIRYHFFSDEKFGGKDAIFGLDVPLMKLVNVFKSAAQGYGTEKRVILLHGPVGSSKSTIARLLKKGTEDYSKTPEGAAYTFSWTTDKKLPDGTVVKEKMKCPMNEEPLNLVPREWRSKVYQELSPTDSGYTVPDGSELCPACRFVFKDLMTQYHGDFARVMDHVRVNRLVFSEKDRVGIGTFQPKDEKNQDSTELTGDINYRKIAEYGSDSDPRAFNFDGEFNIANRGIIEFVEVLKLDVAFLYDLLGASQEHKIKPKKFPQTDIDEVILGHTNEPEYKKLENNEFMEALRDRTVKIDVPYITKLAEEVKIYEKDFNSRAIKGKHIAPHTLEMAAMWAVLTRLEEPKKHNLSLLQKLKLYNGKTLPNFTEDNIKELRKESIREGLEGISPRYIQDKISNALVSDKGEGCINPFMVLNELEAGLKTHSLINNEDARKRMKELLTSVKQEYEDIVKNEVQRAISADEDAIGKLCGNYIDNIKAYTQKEKVKNKYTGLYEEPDERLMRAIEEKIDIPDSRKDDFRREIMNYIGALAVEGKTFNYRTNERLHKALELKLFEDQKDSIKLKNLVSSVVDKETQEKIDLVKDRMMKNYGYCEICSTDVLNFVASIFARGDAKE from the coding sequence ATGAGGGACGCTGAGAAGGGTTCGTGGGTCTCCAAAATCGCCGCGCTCCAGGACGCGAAGACCTACGCGGAGCTCAACTGGGAAGGCAACTTCGAGGACTACCTCGAAATCGTCCGGAAGAACCCCAAGGTCACGCGCACGGCCTTCCAGAGGATCTACGACATGATCCTCAGCCACGGGAAGTCGGAGTACATCGACAACAAGAAGAAGCTCATCCGCTACCACTTCTTCAGCGACGAGAAGTTCGGCGGCAAGGACGCCATCTTCGGCCTGGATGTGCCGTTGATGAAGCTGGTGAACGTCTTCAAGTCCGCGGCCCAGGGCTACGGCACCGAGAAGCGCGTCATCCTGCTGCACGGCCCCGTGGGCTCGTCCAAGTCCACCATCGCGCGCCTGCTCAAGAAGGGCACCGAGGACTACTCGAAGACGCCCGAGGGCGCGGCGTACACCTTCTCCTGGACCACCGACAAGAAGCTGCCGGACGGCACCGTCGTGAAGGAGAAGATGAAGTGCCCCATGAACGAGGAGCCGCTCAACCTGGTTCCCCGCGAGTGGCGCTCCAAGGTCTACCAGGAGCTGTCCCCGACGGACTCCGGCTACACCGTGCCGGACGGCTCGGAGCTGTGCCCCGCCTGCCGCTTCGTCTTCAAGGACCTGATGACGCAGTACCACGGGGACTTCGCGCGGGTGATGGACCACGTGCGCGTCAACCGGCTGGTCTTCAGCGAGAAGGACCGCGTGGGCATCGGCACCTTCCAGCCCAAGGACGAGAAGAACCAGGACTCCACCGAGCTCACCGGTGACATCAACTACCGGAAGATCGCCGAGTACGGCTCGGACTCGGACCCGCGCGCGTTCAACTTCGACGGCGAGTTCAACATCGCAAACCGCGGCATCATCGAGTTCGTCGAGGTGCTCAAGCTGGACGTCGCCTTCCTCTACGACCTGCTCGGCGCGTCGCAGGAGCACAAGATCAAGCCGAAGAAGTTCCCGCAGACGGACATCGACGAGGTCATCCTCGGCCACACCAACGAGCCCGAGTACAAGAAGCTCGAGAACAACGAGTTCATGGAGGCCCTGCGGGACCGCACGGTGAAGATCGACGTGCCGTACATCACCAAGCTCGCCGAGGAGGTGAAGATCTACGAGAAGGACTTCAACTCCCGCGCCATCAAGGGCAAGCACATCGCGCCGCACACGCTGGAGATGGCGGCCATGTGGGCGGTGCTCACGCGCCTGGAGGAGCCCAAGAAGCACAACCTGTCGCTCCTGCAGAAGCTCAAGCTCTACAACGGCAAGACGCTCCCCAACTTCACCGAGGACAACATCAAGGAGCTGCGCAAGGAGAGCATCCGCGAGGGCCTGGAGGGCATCTCCCCGCGCTACATCCAGGATAAAATCTCCAACGCGCTGGTGAGCGACAAGGGCGAGGGCTGCATCAACCCCTTCATGGTCCTCAACGAGCTGGAGGCGGGCCTCAAGACGCACTCGCTCATCAACAACGAGGACGCGCGCAAGCGGATGAAGGAGCTGCTCACCTCCGTGAAGCAGGAGTACGAGGACATCGTCAAGAACGAGGTCCAGCGCGCCATCAGCGCCGACGAGGACGCCATCGGCAAGCTGTGCGGCAACTACATCGACAACATCAAGGCCTACACCCAGAAGGAGAAGGTCAAGAACAAGTACACCGGCCTCTACGAGGAGCCGGACGAGCGGCTCATGCGGGCGATCGAAGAGAAGATCGACATCCCCGACAGCCGCAAGGACGACTTCCGGCGCGAAATCATGAACTACATCGGCGCGCTGGCCGTGGAGGGGAAGACCTTCAACTACCGGACCAATGAGCGGCTGCACAAGGCGCTCGAGCTGAAGCTGTTCGAGGACCAGAAGGACAGCATCAAGCTCAAGAACCTCGTCTCCTCCGTCGTGGACAAGGAGACCCAGGAGAAGATCGACCTGGTGAAGGACCGGATGATGAAGAACTACGGCTACTGCGAGATCTGCTCCACCGACGTGTTGAACTTCGTGGCGAGCATCTTCGCCCGCGGCGACGCGAAGGAGTAA
- a CDS encoding DUF444 family protein produces MTLKIHQDHSRFKQIVRGKIKANLRKYVQKGEMIGKKGKDAISIPIPFIDIPRFKYGHKEQGGVGQGDGEVGQQLGPGAVEPGDGHQAGQGEGDHALEVDVTLEELAQILGEELQLPHIERRQNEKIITQKIRYTGINTTGPESLRHFKRTFKQALRRQIAAGTYDAARPVIIPTREDRRYRSYKLQDLPETNAVIIYMMDVSGSMGDEQKEIVRIESFWLDTWLRHQYKGLEARYIIHDAVAREVDRDTFFHTRESGGTMISSAYKLCRDIILADYPKSAWNVYPFHFSDGDNWSADDTRQCIEMLRNDVLPNVNQFAYGQVESPYGSGQFIKDLREAVGDTPNVALSEIADKDAIYASIKDFLGKGR; encoded by the coding sequence GTGACCTTGAAGATCCACCAGGACCACTCCCGCTTCAAACAGATCGTCCGCGGGAAGATAAAGGCCAACCTGCGCAAGTACGTGCAGAAGGGCGAGATGATTGGGAAGAAGGGCAAGGATGCCATCAGCATCCCCATCCCCTTCATCGACATCCCCCGCTTCAAGTACGGCCACAAGGAGCAGGGCGGCGTCGGACAGGGTGACGGCGAGGTGGGCCAGCAGCTCGGCCCCGGGGCGGTGGAGCCCGGGGACGGGCACCAGGCCGGCCAGGGCGAGGGAGACCACGCCCTGGAGGTGGACGTCACGCTCGAGGAGCTCGCGCAGATATTGGGCGAGGAGCTGCAGCTGCCCCACATCGAGCGGCGCCAGAACGAGAAGATCATCACCCAGAAGATTCGCTACACCGGCATCAACACCACCGGTCCCGAATCCCTGCGCCACTTCAAGCGCACCTTCAAGCAGGCCCTGCGCAGACAGATCGCCGCCGGCACCTACGACGCCGCCAGGCCCGTCATCATCCCCACCCGCGAGGACCGCCGCTACCGCAGCTACAAGCTGCAGGACCTCCCGGAGACCAACGCCGTCATCATCTACATGATGGACGTGTCCGGCTCCATGGGGGACGAGCAGAAGGAGATCGTCCGCATCGAGAGCTTCTGGCTCGATACGTGGCTGCGCCACCAATACAAGGGATTGGAGGCGCGCTACATCATCCACGACGCGGTGGCGCGCGAGGTGGACCGCGACACCTTCTTCCACACCCGCGAGTCCGGCGGGACGATGATCTCCAGCGCGTACAAGCTCTGCCGGGACATCATCCTGGCCGACTACCCGAAGAGCGCCTGGAACGTCTATCCGTTCCACTTCAGCGACGGCGACAACTGGAGCGCGGACGACACGCGCCAGTGCATCGAGATGCTGCGCAACGACGTGCTGCCCAACGTCAACCAGTTCGCCTACGGCCAGGTGGAGTCCCCCTACGGCAGCGGTCAGTTCATCAAGGACCTGCGCGAGGCGGTGGGTGACACCCCCAACGTCGCGCTCAGCGAAATCGCGGACAAGGACGCCATCTACGCGTCCATCAAGGACTTCCTCGGCAAGGGACGCTGA
- a CDS encoding SpoVR family protein: MPKSLTPRLAALRDEIHGYAKEFGLDFFDTVFEMVSYDEMNMVAAYGGFPTRYPHWRWGMEYEQLSKGYEYGLSKIYELVINNDPCYAYLMESNPEVDQKLVMAHVYGHCDFFKNNFSFRHTNRRMIDEMANHATRVRRWVDKIGVEKVEDFIDRTLSLENLIDQHSPHIRRNPDPRRAEDELKSNERVEGFKVGREYMRGYINPSEFLDSQRKKVEDEKQRAKKFPERPQRDVLLFLLEEAPLEPWESDILAILREEAHYFAPQGQTKIMNEGWASYWHSTIMTRRALRDDEIIDYADHHSGTMGTRPGAINPYKLGIELWRDIEERWNKGRFGKEWDECDDLRARRNWDKKLGAGREKIFEVRKHYNDITFIDTFLTPEFAMEQKLFVYGFNDKRNSWEILDREFRKVKSKLLQGLTNFGQPIIEVVDGNHENRGEMLLAHKHDGQDLKGDYARETLRNLQSLWRRPVNIITRYDNKGVMLRFDGTNQTEKKVEL; this comes from the coding sequence ATGCCCAAGAGCCTTACGCCCCGTCTCGCAGCGCTGAGGGATGAGATCCACGGCTACGCGAAGGAGTTCGGACTCGACTTCTTCGACACCGTCTTCGAGATGGTGTCCTACGACGAGATGAACATGGTCGCCGCCTACGGCGGCTTCCCCACGCGCTATCCGCACTGGCGCTGGGGCATGGAGTACGAGCAGCTCTCCAAGGGCTACGAGTACGGCCTGAGCAAGATCTACGAGCTCGTCATCAACAACGACCCCTGCTACGCGTACTTGATGGAGAGCAATCCGGAGGTGGACCAGAAGCTGGTCATGGCCCACGTCTACGGACACTGCGACTTCTTCAAGAACAACTTCTCCTTCCGCCACACCAACCGGCGGATGATCGACGAGATGGCCAACCACGCCACGCGGGTGCGCCGCTGGGTGGACAAGATTGGCGTGGAGAAGGTCGAGGACTTCATCGACCGGACGCTGAGCCTGGAGAACCTCATCGACCAGCACTCGCCCCACATCCGGCGCAACCCGGACCCCAGGCGCGCGGAGGACGAGCTCAAGTCCAACGAGCGTGTGGAGGGCTTCAAGGTCGGCCGCGAGTACATGCGCGGATACATCAACCCGTCCGAGTTCCTCGACTCCCAGCGCAAGAAGGTGGAGGACGAGAAGCAGCGGGCCAAGAAGTTCCCCGAGCGCCCCCAGCGCGACGTGCTGCTCTTCCTATTGGAGGAGGCGCCGCTGGAGCCGTGGGAGTCGGACATCCTGGCGATTCTTCGCGAGGAGGCCCACTACTTCGCGCCCCAGGGCCAGACGAAGATCATGAACGAGGGGTGGGCCAGCTACTGGCACTCCACCATCATGACCCGCAGGGCGCTGCGCGACGATGAAATCATCGACTACGCGGACCACCACTCCGGCACCATGGGCACCCGCCCTGGCGCCATCAACCCCTACAAGCTGGGCATCGAGCTGTGGCGGGACATCGAGGAGCGCTGGAACAAGGGCCGCTTCGGCAAGGAGTGGGACGAGTGTGATGATTTGCGCGCCCGCCGCAACTGGGACAAGAAGCTGGGCGCCGGACGCGAGAAGATCTTCGAGGTCCGCAAGCACTACAACGACATCACCTTCATCGACACGTTCCTGACGCCCGAGTTCGCGATGGAGCAGAAGCTCTTCGTGTATGGCTTCAACGACAAGCGCAACTCGTGGGAGATCCTCGACCGCGAGTTCCGCAAGGTGAAGAGCAAGCTCTTGCAAGGGCTCACCAACTTCGGCCAGCCCATCATCGAGGTGGTGGACGGCAACCACGAGAACCGTGGGGAGATGCTGCTCGCGCACAAGCACGACGGCCAGGACCTCAAGGGCGACTACGCCCGCGAGACGCTCAGGAACCTCCAGTCCCTGTGGCGCCGCCCCGTCAACATCATCACCCGCTACGACAACAAGGGCGTGATGCTGCGCTTCGACGGGACGAACCAGACGGAGAAGAAGGTGGAGCTGTAG
- a CDS encoding serine/threonine-protein kinase — protein sequence MALVEARLDSGARGRVHRHAAGCPACRDLLVAVMHSQSCPEPPEAPSPPWGGTAARTWTPPAVLDEFHLVRLLGRGGMGAVYLAHDTSLDRLVALKLSVALEPDTSTLDSFAIEARAIARIKHPNVVTVFRAGQVEGRPYLVYEYVDGKSLAELAPPLPWRYVLDIALGLARGLRAAHQRGVLHRDVKPGNAILDADGSIKLLDFGLAAFVGTDRSKRWAVPGVVGTPRYMAPEVRLGAPATPQSDLYALGLLVYELCTGRVPHVRASEADLEAGRVAAALVPLVNLVPGIDLDFAEAVERCLEEEPSARFGRVDALCTALERLTSQGPDTGFAPVRSAPIAETRP from the coding sequence GTGGCGCTCGTCGAGGCGCGGCTGGACAGCGGGGCCCGAGGGCGGGTTCATCGCCACGCCGCCGGGTGTCCCGCGTGTCGGGACCTGCTGGTCGCCGTCATGCACAGCCAGTCCTGTCCCGAGCCGCCGGAGGCGCCGTCTCCGCCCTGGGGGGGCACGGCGGCGCGGACGTGGACGCCGCCCGCGGTGTTGGACGAGTTCCACCTGGTGCGGCTGTTGGGGCGGGGCGGCATGGGGGCGGTGTACCTGGCGCATGACACGTCATTGGACCGGCTCGTCGCGCTCAAGCTGAGCGTCGCGCTGGAGCCGGACACCAGCACGTTGGACAGCTTCGCCATCGAGGCGCGCGCCATCGCCCGCATCAAGCACCCCAACGTCGTCACGGTGTTCCGGGCGGGGCAGGTCGAGGGGCGGCCGTATCTGGTGTACGAGTACGTGGACGGCAAGAGCCTGGCGGAGCTGGCGCCGCCCTTGCCCTGGCGGTACGTGCTGGACATCGCGCTGGGGCTCGCGCGGGGGCTGAGGGCCGCGCATCAGCGCGGAGTGCTCCACCGCGACGTGAAGCCGGGCAACGCCATCCTGGACGCGGATGGCAGCATCAAGCTGCTCGACTTCGGGCTCGCGGCCTTCGTGGGGACGGACCGCTCGAAGCGGTGGGCCGTCCCGGGAGTCGTCGGCACGCCGCGCTACATGGCGCCCGAGGTCCGCCTGGGCGCGCCAGCCACGCCGCAGAGTGATTTGTATGCGCTGGGGCTGCTCGTGTACGAGCTGTGCACGGGACGGGTCCCGCATGTGCGCGCCTCCGAGGCGGACCTGGAGGCGGGCCGGGTGGCGGCCGCGCTGGTGCCGCTGGTCAACCTGGTGCCGGGAATCGACCTGGACTTCGCGGAGGCCGTCGAGCGGTGTCTGGAGGAGGAGCCGTCCGCGCGCTTCGGCCGCGTGGACGCGCTGTGCACGGCGCTGGAGCGCCTGACGTCGCAGGGGCCGGACACGGGCTTCGCGCCCGTGAGGTCGGCCCCCATCGCGGAGACCCGCCCGTGA
- a CDS encoding sigma-70 family RNA polymerase sigma factor — protein MAFARLFLAHAGFPVESAATEELESRLSRFWREGRERWPAIPLSEEVLVRHLALHFPRMASGEGLAAGLERFDAGDLYLACGCAEGLPAALAAFERHHMAAVPAVLSHMRLPAAMVDEVRQQVRERLLVRTDAAPRIAEYSGRGSLTNWVRVVALRTALSLLRKSHEPGASSDAVLELLPAPDPDPELEVIQRRFHDDFRRALEDAFATLPSEHRYLLRLHFVDRLSTPKLGTLFGVNQSTISRWLQSAQQAVHDETRRLLKERLDLSSQEFTSVLRSVEGQLHLSLTRILDETVHSK, from the coding sequence TTGGCATTCGCACGGTTGTTCCTAGCGCATGCGGGCTTCCCGGTGGAGTCCGCCGCGACGGAGGAGCTCGAGTCCCGGCTGTCACGCTTCTGGCGCGAGGGGCGCGAGCGGTGGCCCGCCATCCCCTTGTCCGAGGAGGTCCTCGTCCGGCATCTGGCGCTGCACTTCCCACGCATGGCGTCTGGCGAGGGGCTGGCGGCGGGACTGGAGCGATTCGACGCGGGGGACCTCTATCTGGCGTGTGGCTGCGCCGAGGGGCTGCCGGCCGCGCTCGCCGCCTTCGAACGGCACCACATGGCCGCGGTACCCGCGGTGCTCTCACACATGAGGCTGCCGGCGGCGATGGTGGACGAGGTGCGCCAGCAGGTCCGGGAACGGCTGCTCGTGCGCACCGACGCGGCCCCGCGCATCGCCGAGTACTCCGGCCGGGGTTCCTTGACGAACTGGGTGCGCGTGGTGGCGCTGCGCACCGCCCTGAGCCTCTTGCGCAAGTCCCATGAGCCGGGCGCCTCGAGCGACGCCGTCCTGGAACTGCTCCCCGCCCCCGACCCAGACCCCGAGCTGGAGGTCATCCAGCGCCGCTTCCACGACGATTTCCGCAGGGCCCTGGAGGATGCCTTCGCCACCCTCCCCTCCGAACACCGCTACCTGCTGCGGCTGCACTTCGTGGATCGCCTCTCCACCCCGAAGCTCGGCACCCTCTTCGGCGTCAACCAATCCACCATCTCGCGCTGGCTCCAGAGCGCCCAGCAGGCCGTGCACGACGAGACCCGACGTCTGCTCAAGGAGCGCCTGGACCTCTCCTCCCAGGAGTTCACCAGCGTCCTGCGCTCCGTGGAGGGCCAGCTCCATCTCAGCCTGACACGCATTCTCGATGAAACAGTTCACTCCAAGTGA
- a CDS encoding S8 family serine peptidase, which translates to MLPLLGGLALGWSACEEPRAGAGSSEAVDARHLARLDLAPPEARVPDEYIVVFGEAVTGRAMAAAEDDVARAGGDNALLHRYSVVPGFAARLDATQLERLRGNPAVAAIEQNQYVSLSAVYPTDTVGIDRVDQRQGRNGLYDDRDATGVGTHVYVLDTGINTQHSEFSGRIGTSEGFIPDGRGYEDCNGHGTHVASLIGGTTYGMARQTTLHAVRVLTCAGRSSWATVIMGLEFVRGDCAAQAARCVANLSLSGPLSAMANATVAQLVNAGIPVVVAAGNDNLDACTQSPASEPKALTVAAVDGDDRRWSDSNWGACVDLFAPGVDILGAWTGDAVAAQFETGTSMASPHVAGALAQYLGENPTVTPAQLDAKLKSSATLSCVEDRKGSPDLMLFSDLDQGNGHCVATTNSCQGLCGQAAVSCFCDPTCLDFNDCCPDFEEVCL; encoded by the coding sequence ATGCTGCCCCTGCTCGGCGGGCTCGCGCTGGGATGGAGCGCGTGCGAGGAGCCCCGCGCCGGGGCCGGGTCCTCCGAGGCAGTGGACGCCAGACACCTGGCGAGACTGGACCTGGCGCCCCCCGAGGCGCGCGTCCCCGACGAGTACATCGTCGTCTTCGGTGAGGCCGTCACGGGCCGGGCCATGGCGGCCGCGGAGGACGACGTGGCGCGCGCGGGTGGCGACAACGCGCTGCTGCATCGCTACTCCGTCGTCCCGGGCTTCGCCGCGCGCCTGGACGCCACGCAGCTCGAGCGGCTGCGCGGGAATCCGGCCGTGGCCGCCATCGAGCAGAACCAGTACGTGTCGCTGTCCGCCGTCTACCCCACCGACACGGTGGGCATCGACCGCGTGGACCAGCGCCAGGGACGCAATGGCCTGTATGACGACCGCGATGCCACGGGCGTGGGGACGCATGTGTATGTCCTCGACACCGGCATCAACACGCAGCACTCGGAGTTCAGCGGACGGATTGGCACCTCGGAGGGATTCATCCCCGACGGGCGGGGCTACGAGGACTGCAACGGCCATGGCACCCACGTCGCCAGCCTCATCGGCGGCACCACGTACGGCATGGCCCGGCAGACGACCCTCCACGCCGTGCGGGTGCTGACCTGCGCCGGCAGGAGCAGCTGGGCCACCGTCATCATGGGCCTGGAGTTCGTCCGCGGTGACTGCGCCGCCCAGGCCGCGCGGTGCGTCGCGAACCTGAGCCTCTCCGGCCCGCTCTCCGCCATGGCCAATGCAACGGTGGCCCAGTTGGTGAACGCGGGCATCCCCGTCGTGGTCGCCGCGGGCAACGACAACCTGGATGCCTGCACGCAGTCTCCCGCGAGCGAGCCCAAGGCGCTCACCGTGGCGGCCGTCGACGGGGACGACCGGCGCTGGAGCGACTCCAACTGGGGGGCCTGCGTGGACCTCTTCGCGCCGGGCGTGGACATCCTCGGGGCCTGGACGGGGGACGCCGTGGCGGCCCAGTTCGAGACGGGGACCTCCATGGCCAGCCCCCACGTCGCGGGCGCCCTGGCGCAGTACCTGGGCGAGAACCCGACAGTCACGCCCGCGCAGCTCGACGCGAAGCTCAAGAGCTCGGCGACGCTCTCCTGCGTGGAGGACCGAAAGGGCAGCCCCGACCTGATGCTCTTCAGTGATTTGGACCAGGGCAACGGACACTGCGTGGCGACGACCAACAGCTGTCAGGGATTGTGCGGGCAAGCGGCGGTGAGCTGCTTCTGTGACCCCACCTGCCTCGACTTCAACGACTGCTGCCCCGACTTCGAGGAAGTGTGCCTGTGA